TCTAAATGCCATGTCACTGCATCCTCATACCTTTTGCCTGCTGATCGTTGGGATGCAGTCAGGGCAGTGATCTCAAATTCGGGATGATCCGCCAGTAGCTGGATGAACCTCTGCCCAACCATTCCAGTTGCTCCAAGAATTCCTACGTTTACCATTTTTCTCAACTTCCCCTTAATATTTCAATCCTTCCATCTTCTTTCCTGAGACCTAATCTCAGTTCTCCATTGTATATTTTTGTAAATCCATTTATTACTTCTACTATTGAACCTTTTTTAATCTTTTCCTTTGGAATGTTGCCGTTCCACAGTTCTAGAGTTACGCTTCCAGTATCATCGATGAGTTTAACCAGAACTAAGCGACTCTTTCCAACATTATTAAATTCCATTGGACCCCGTACATCTGAAACCATTCCAATAACATTGATCTGGTCTAAACCACTCTTCAACTCATTTATCTTAACGTAGTTATCATCCACGAGGTCTGGATCCATCAACGTGAATTCACAGCATCCTTTAACATCCATGAGCTTTCCAGATACTTCTAAGGGTTCACCAACGCTCAAGGTCGTTAAATTCTCAGTATCTCCTATGAACTTCACTGCAATATCCTTCCTGGTATTTCCAAGGAGGTATGCTCTGTTTTCATCATAAAAGGCAAGTTTTCCCTTGAAATCAACGATTCCATCATTTGAAAATGTGATATCTTCCCTCTTGGTTATCTTGTTGAATTCACCTTTGTAGTTCTGGAAGATTCCAGAGAGGTTGTGGGATTTGCATGACAGTACGTATTCATCTTCAGTGTATTCCTTCGATGTTTCATGGTTCCAGAC
This genomic stretch from Methanobacterium aggregans harbors:
- a CDS encoding phospholipase D-like domain-containing protein produces the protein MLFQRDDHVTEFLPTFLKEDRSYLRKIHERISYAQSHIYIIYPWITLGEELVTAFENAVSNNPDLELYLITKLQKEDVFKRIHQLDDVEQWKTIFKDKIFIKYNNHVHSKIIVIDDSEMILGSSNLTGSGLGSSRENEGHPQIEANLYTDDPDAVVDGSNFFADVWNHETSKEYTEDEYVLSCKSHNLSGIFQNYKGEFNKITKREDITFSNDGIVDFKGKLAFYDENRAYLLGNTRKDIAVKFIGDTENLTTLSVGEPLEVSGKLMDVKGCCEFTLMDPDLVDDNYVKINELKSGLDQINVIGMVSDVRGPMEFNNVGKSRLVLVKLIDDTGSVTLELWNGNIPKEKIKKGSIVEVINGFTKIYNGELRLGLRKEDGRIEILRGS